The following nucleotide sequence is from Synchiropus splendidus isolate RoL2022-P1 chromosome 1, RoL_Sspl_1.0, whole genome shotgun sequence.
agttgaaaaaaaaaacaaaaaagaaacagcacaaaacacattcacacgGTCTGGTTGACTTAAAAATAGATGGTAAACAGGCCATCTGTCCCGTAGCATGGCGGAGTAGGGAGGATTAAATCCAGATTATGGCCCCAGCGAAACattgtgtacgtgtgtgtgtgtgtgagggagattGTGTGTCTATTGCTTGTCATCAGTGTGTCCTTGGCGCCATAGTCCAGCAGCAGGTTAGCTAGAGAGCTACCACTGCGCTTGACAACTTAGGAAGCTGAAGCAGGCAGCCAGGAGCGGAAGCGGCGTTTATCTTGCCTTTCAAACTCTCATCCATCCGAGATGGCTTTCTTAATCAAGAGCATGATCGGGAACCCCCTGTCGGGAATGGGCCTTGGAGGTGGAGgtgacaaagaagaagaggcCACCCCCTCAGATCCAGCCAAAGCAGCAGGCATGACGCGAGAAGAGTATGAAGAGTACCAGAAGCAGTTGGTGGAGGAGAAGTAAGTCACAGCACGGACCCTTTTTCAACTGCCGTCCTCGGCCCGGGAACATGGTCGATCGCGGCTTAATCTGACCTTGACGGGCAGCTTTACTTTCACTTGCAAAGccgtcactttcactttgtgttttcaaagttgtcTTGTATTCTGTGCATTTAAATGATATTCCAAAGACGAAGCCGGTtacatgtaaataaagcttTTTAAAGCTATTTCACGGAGGTTGGAGGCTGAGCTGAAGCAGCCCGCTCTTTCAGAACAAGGCATATCATGAATGTTGTCGCCGCTTTATCACCATGCAACTTGACCATTACTTTTGTGACATCTATTCACAACAAACAGCACAAGCTCCAACTAGCCTCCCCTCCCACTCTGGCCTCAGCAGTGCCCTGGTGGACTGTAGACTCCAGTGTAACCGTGACACCAAACAATGAATGCAACTGAACTAAATGTGGAAATAAGATGTTTTCACCTGCAGTGTTTTGCCTGTTGAACTTGTTGGCGTGATGTCAGTTGAGCTCTACTCAGTCTGGTCTAATCCCTGACTTTAATTGGCTGAGGGAAAGTTCATGTCTCACCTCTGAAAAACTCTAGAATGTACCTGTTTATATTGGAGGTATTGTAGTAACAGGAAACACAGTTATTGCGTCACCTGCTCTGGAACATATTTACATTAATGGAGGTAAAGCTTATGGCAGAATGACAATGAAACCTGGAGCTCACTTcgcaaaagttgttttttttcgaggcaactgtccatggaaacacctTCCAAATCTCAACAGTTTACTTAGACCAGTATGACTCACTCGTGATCATCATATAACAATGGCTTACATCTTTGCACACCACGCTTCTTTAACTTCAGTTATCATCATAAAACTGAACATgtatcttgtgtgtgtgttgtttctctCAGGATGGAAAGAGACGCTGACTTCCTCCACAAAAAGGCAGAGAGGGCGACACTGCGAGTGTGTCTGAGGGAAAAGTACAGGCTGCCAAAGGTAAACACAGTGCCCAGTGAAGAAAGCAGTTTCATGGGGCACAAGAGGCAACTCTTATCTTGATGTTGATATCCTCCAGGCACTCACACCCTCCCACATTCcaaaaaacatacagagattGACTGATTACCACAAATGATCTGTGTTGACTGAAATATTTTCGACTGTCTAAATGT
It contains:
- the cplx4a gene encoding complexin-4a is translated as MAFLIKSMIGNPLSGMGLGGGGDKEEEATPSDPAKAAGMTREEYEEYQKQLVEEKMERDADFLHKKAERATLRVCLREKYRLPKSEQDENMIEMAGDDVDVPEELLKMVDEDATEEEGKDSIMGQIQNLQNMDMDQLKEKASATVTELKTKAEEKCSVM